From Fusobacterium varium:
TCTCTTAAATTTTGCAGTTGATAACACAATAGGCATAGGGGCTGATTTTCCCCATAGTCCTTTATTTCCTGTTGTTTCATCTACTCTTGTATCTCCTGCAATAAGTTCTGATCTTAAAATTTTAGTTTCATTTGTTTTTACATCTCCATAAGTTAGACAACCATAACCAACTGCTAGATTTTTAGGTATTGATAATATTACTTTATTTGAAACATCAATAATCTTATCTTGTGAATCTTTAGCATTATATAAAAGCTCTATTTTCTTTTGACCCATTTCTAAATATGGAGTTTCTCCAAATATAAATTTAACTCCATTTATATTTTGCTTTGAGTTATCTGCCTCATCTTTTATAGCATTGAATATCTTTTCTCCTACTTCAACATTTGGAAATACTCCATGTTTAGTATGATAAGCTAAAATAATATTAAGCATTTCAGTAGAAGCTTTTTTTCCTGTCCAAGTTAATTTTTCTTCTTCTGTTACTCCTACATTTAATACTTTTTTATCTTTATCTGTATAAGTACCTTTCAAATACACTTCAGCGCACTGTTTTTCATATCTATTTCCTATAGCAGCTGCTATTTTTTTAGAGTATTTAACTTCCATTTGCTGTATTGTAGGAATTTCATTTCCAGTTGCAGTATACATTGGAACTCCTGCCATCAATTGTGTTACATCACTTGCAGAATAAGGAAATTGTCCTCCAATTATATCTGGTTCAAACTCTGTAATTTGATCTCCATCTTTTCCAAGAATTGGAAGAACTTCACTTCTTCCTACTATTCCTGCTGTTATAAAATGGTCCATCAAGTCAATAATTCTTATTCTCTCAGTTGGAGATAAATATTTGTTTCCTGATGCTTCAAATTTTTTCGAATATACCTTTGGTATATCTATTTTTTGCGATAATTCTGCAATAAGTGAAATTAAATATATCATTCTTTTTTCCATATTAATTTAAGCCTCCTTAGTTCCTTCAATTTTTTCTGTTATAATTACTCCTGCCAATTTTAATTGTGATAAAGCTGTAAAATCTTCATCCCAAGTAATTTCTTGAATATCTGATTTTCCTATCATGACTAATGTTGTAATTGTTCCTATTTCTCCATCTGTAGCCGTTTTGCTTTCTCCAGTATATAGCCCAACTATTGTACCTTTATTTTCATCACTTTTTACATAAGCATAAAACTTGCCATCTGTCTTATCTTGTGCTAAAGGTTGTAAATATTTTATCTCCCCAGCTCCTAGTATTACCCTCATATCAGGTTGTAATCTTTGAAAACTTTTTTCTGCCTTTCTTTCTTCCCTATTAAAATATGCCATTTTATATACCTCCTATATCTTTTACTAGTTTTTTTGCTTGTTCTACTGGATCATCTGATGTTACAGAAAACTCTTTCCCATCAATTACATTTTTAAACAACTTCTCAAAAGGACTATCTTTATCAGAAAACTCTTTTAATATTGCTGCCATACTTGATTTATCTGTTTCAGAAAATTCAATTATATGGTTATATTCCTCTTCTTCATAGGCTTTATCTATTGCAAATTCCAAAACTTTATGTAATATTGGTGGAAACATTGAAATAATTTTCTTCTTAGTTTCTTCCCTTTCATTCTCTCTTGCAAACTCTGCTTTAGCTTTAGCATAAATCTGTTGTGGAGTTAGTTCTATTAGCTGTTTAGGAGAAAGTATCATTCCTAGTGTATCAGCTATATTTTTTAAAGTAGTTTCAGAAAATTCTGTTGTTTTTTCTACTGTATAACCTTCTTTTTTTAATCTTTCCACACTTCTTTTTAAATCTGTTCTTTCCCAGATAATATCTTGTAACCCTTCAAAATTTAAAGGTTCATTTAAATCTAAAGCTTTTATAACTTCAACTGTATTATCTATAACTTCTTGTGCTGATTCTCCTTCTTCAGCAAATTCTATTGTTTCAATTTTCTCTGCTCCTGTAAAATCTTGTGAAAATTCTGAAAATGATTTATCTAAATCTTTTAGATGTGGTGGAGTATATCCTAAAATTGCTAAATGATGAGGTTTTTTATTATTATCAAATCCTATGCTTAAATTAGGATATTTATCTTTTATTCCCTCTCCAAAAGAATTATAGTTAAATTCTCCTAATAAATATCCTTCTGTATCTACACCTGTAACCTTACATGTTCCAGCTATTGGAACTGCTGTTATAGGATAACCATTTTTTATCCAATCTCCTACATGGCCAGGAACTATTGAAAATTCACTTCCTTCCATTTTTTTTAAATCTTCTTTGGTATAATTCCCCTTAGCTCCATAATTACCAGCTTTAAAAATTCTCTTAGGCATTTCTTCCTCCTTTTAAATATTCTTTTATTTTCTTTGCGTATGTTCTTCTTTGACTACTTGAAAACCCTATAAATGCTCTACCTGGTTTATCTCCCCATGGTGTAACAACCTTTCTTCTTCTTGTATGAGTTCTTACCTTTTCACTTCTTCCTCTCCTATTTCTGATATGTTCTCTTACTGTTTCTTCTACATCTGTTTCTCCTAGTTCTCCTTTTGCAACTGCATACTGTTGATACGCTGCATACTTTTTATTAGTTCCTACTATTGCTGTTTTAGCTGTTGCTTTAGAATTAATGCTTCCCTTCAATGCTCCTGTATCACTTAAAGGTTTTGATGATCTTTTTCTTCTTCTTGATATTGTGCTTTCTTTTAAAGGTTCCCATTGCTCTCCTTCTGGTGTTTTAGATTGTCTAAATCTCATATCAACCTTACTTTTCATATCTTCTGCTATTTCCAGCATTAATGATTGAGTTTTTATAGAAGTATTTTTAAGTTTTTCCATACCTTTTATCACTATACTGGAGTTACTTTTAAACTTTACATCCATAAAATACCTACTTTTTACTTTTATTCATGAAATGTAGAGTTGTTAAAGTTCCTAATACTCCTATTGCAATCCCAATAGCTACAAATCCTGCTGTTGTCATAATTATTACCTCCTATATTTTTAATTTTAATTGATTTTTCATTTCTTCTATTTCTTTCTCTTTTTGCTTTATTGCTTTTTTTATTCCTAATACTTGTGTTCCATAAAAATTTCCCATTTTATTTTTAAGCTCTTTTATTTCTTTAGTTATTGTTTTAGAAACTGTTAATCCATACTCTTCAAGTTCTTCTCTACTCAATGTAATTCTTTTACTTCTGCATCCATGATGATTAGGTGGAAGATATCTATTCCAAAATGGATGATCTAATGGATAAACTTTTCCATTTAAAATTTGGCATATTTCAGATGTTCTTTCATCATCTATTGCATCATACAATCCATAAGGTTTGTTTTTCTTATTAAGTTCTTGATTATAGAATGCTCCTGCATTATATGAACTCTGCATATTATTTCTATATACCAGCTCTAAATACCATGGACTATCTCCTAATCCAGTTTTATCTAAAATTGTTTTACTAGTCTCTACCCAATCTTTAAATGTACCTCCATTACTTAAATTATCTAAAAGATTATTATATAGAGTTCTTGTTGTTTCTAATTCCAAACTTCTTTTAATATAAAAGAATGTTTCATTTACTTTTTTAGTAATATCATCTAGATGGTCATACAGAATAGGAAATTTCTTTATAAACCAATTTATCGCTTTGCTAAATGGTAAATTAAAAGGATCTTTCTCATCAGATGAAAATTCCATCAATGGATTTTCTAATTCATCTATATAGCCTTTTAAATAAGTTATAATCATTTTTTCTTTTAGTTCACTCAAATCAAATGAGAAACTTTCTAAGTCATTTATATTTTTTATTTCTTTAAATTTTTCTTTAAGTTGCTTAGTTAAAGTTTCAGTAAAATCTTTTATTCCAGGAGAAATGGTTTCTTCAAATGCTAAAACTCTTTCTTTATTTTCTTCAAATAGATCATCTAGTTTTTTTTTACTGAACTCTGCTCCTATTCCGTTTGCATATATTTGTTCTGGCTTTTCTATAAGGAATTCTGGAGAGATTCCTAAATGTTCTGAAATATATTCTGCTGTAACCTTATAACCTGTACTTGATAACTTTTGCAGATTATCTAATTTCACTGTTTTAAGTTCTTCCTGCTGCTTTTCCCTTGCTATTTTCTCTTCTTCTGTAAATATTTTTTCTAATGTAAATTCAAAATCTTTAGGATTATATCCATGATATTTTGAATCTATCTCTAGCAGCTGAAACAGTGAATCTGTAACAAATTTACATATTTCTTCTACTACTTCATCAAATCCTTCTTTATGAATTTCTCCTAAACTATATGAACCTGTTCCTCCACCATTATCCATTGTTAAAGTAGAACCTAATATATTTTGCACCAGTTTTTCCTTTTCTCTGTTTTCAAGTTCTGTATATATCTTTGGATCCAAATCTGAGAGTTTTATAAATTGGATAGCTTTATTTAAATCAAACTCTCTACTTGGTGATCTTACTGGAACTGCTATTGAAATCATCCCTTCTGGCTTTTCAATACTTTTAGCTATCTCATCTCTTTCTGCTTTTGTACTATTTATATCTACAGGATAAACAGGAATAACAGATCCATATTTTTTTGATAAACCTCTTAATTGATTTTCATATAATTCTTTATTCAGAAATGATTGTTGGCAGCTTTCAAATATACTTTTTCCTGTCGGCATTGCTGGATTCCATTTATGAATACTTAATAAAAACTTATCTCTATTAAGCTCCATTTCTTCAGAACCTATTTTTAATTTCCATTTTTTATCTGAGTATGAAATATACTCAAAGGGTATTGGAATTAATGCTTCTATGCTAAAGTCTGAGTTATAAATTATTTCAAAACAACTATATCCAAAATATCTAGCAGTTATTAAATGATTTACAATTCTATTAAACTTTATTCCTGAAAACCTTTCTTGAATTTCCTTTTCTAATTCTAAAGATTCTACTTTTTTACTTATTGGAAGTAATTTTCTCCCTGATACTGCTCTTTCAAGCTTCTGTAGAGCTGAGGTTATATCTATATCTTTCAAAAGCTTTTTTATAAAATCACTTGTTAAATCACTGCTGTCACTTGGTATTCCTTTAAAAAGCTCAGTAACTACTGATAACATAAATTCTTTTTTTATTTTTCTCACCCCCTTCTAGTTCCATAAAATGTTTTTAATCTTTTCTTAAGTGGAGTATATTCAAATTCTTCCAATCCATATCCCATTGCTGCAATACTATGAGCATCTATATTATATTTTCCAGATTTCATACTTCCATCTGAATTTTTTTTATATACACAGCTTTCAACTTCTTCTTTTGTATTAGGGCATCTTTTAATATCTATAACTATTCTTGAAAAACTCCTTAGCATTTGTTCATGATAATCAACTGATCCTTTTCCTTTTGTAGCTCCTGCGATATTATAGCCAGCATCATAAAAATCTGCTATTGTCTGGCTTGAAGCACTATCTGCATATATTGGAATATTTCCCTCTCTTAAAGGTTCTAACTCATCAAAGAGTTCAAGTGTTAGTTTTCCTTTGTTATAGTATTCCCAATAAATATAA
This genomic window contains:
- a CDS encoding putative phage virion morphogenesis protein; this encodes MDVKFKSNSSIVIKGMEKLKNTSIKTQSLMLEIAEDMKSKVDMRFRQSKTPEGEQWEPLKESTISRRRKRSSKPLSDTGALKGSINSKATAKTAIVGTNKKYAAYQQYAVAKGELGETDVEETVREHIRNRRGRSEKVRTHTRRRKVVTPWGDKPGRAFIGFSSSQRRTYAKKIKEYLKGGRNA
- a CDS encoding putative phage head morphogenesis protein, with translation MRKIKKEFMLSVVTELFKGIPSDSSDLTSDFIKKLLKDIDITSALQKLERAVSGRKLLPISKKVESLELEKEIQERFSGIKFNRIVNHLITARYFGYSCFEIIYNSDFSIEALIPIPFEYISYSDKKWKLKIGSEEMELNRDKFLLSIHKWNPAMPTGKSIFESCQQSFLNKELYENQLRGLSKKYGSVIPVYPVDINSTKAERDEIAKSIEKPEGMISIAVPVRSPSREFDLNKAIQFIKLSDLDPKIYTELENREKEKLVQNILGSTLTMDNGGGTGSYSLGEIHKEGFDEVVEEICKFVTDSLFQLLEIDSKYHGYNPKDFEFTLEKIFTEEEKIAREKQQEELKTVKLDNLQKLSSTGYKVTAEYISEHLGISPEFLIEKPEQIYANGIGAEFSKKKLDDLFEENKERVLAFEETISPGIKDFTETLTKQLKEKFKEIKNINDLESFSFDLSELKEKMIITYLKGYIDELENPLMEFSSDEKDPFNLPFSKAINWFIKKFPILYDHLDDITKKVNETFFYIKRSLELETTRTLYNNLLDNLSNGGTFKDWVETSKTILDKTGLGDSPWYLELVYRNNMQSSYNAGAFYNQELNKKNKPYGLYDAIDDERTSEICQILNGKVYPLDHPFWNRYLPPNHHGCRSKRITLSREELEEYGLTVSKTITKEIKELKNKMGNFYGTQVLGIKKAIKQKEKEIEEMKNQLKLKI